Proteins found in one Magnolia sinica isolate HGM2019 chromosome 5, MsV1, whole genome shotgun sequence genomic segment:
- the LOC131245796 gene encoding probable leucine-rich repeat receptor-like protein kinase At1g35710, protein MRNLLLRILFLLFSPSLKTSEAATKAEATALLKWKTSLTSPTIINSWSQINASNPCRWIGIICNDASIIVQINLPNYNLIGTLAGLDFSSFPSLTRLNLSSNNFSGPIPSDVGRLSKLTHLDLSGNSFTKEIPADIGNLSELVDLRLHNNNLDGRIPFQLLHLTKLRRLEAQANFLQSPHPSKGSNMPSLAYLNLYRNELSSGFPPFIVNCSNLTYLDLSENSLEGPIPSAIVRLRMLQHLDLHQTGLNSTIPSELGSCTGLVFLDLSMNNLTGRLPLSLSNLRKISELGISSNFLSGKIMPIFLTSWTLLISLQLHYNSLTGEIPSEISQLTKLEILFLFENQLSGRIPPEIGTLKNLLQLALSDNRITGYIPPAIGNLTRLQYLNLRSNNLTSTLPPEIGDLRSLWILDISTNQFHGELPKTISRLKNLQYFIIYSNNFSGNIPNDFGQYSSLINVSFTKNRFSGELPPSICSHFSLQHLSANENNFTGPLPDCLRNCSGLLRVRLGQNHFTGNISQAFGVHPNLSYIDLSVNQLSGELWPELGKCGNINSFHISQNRISGTIPTELGNLIQLQELSLSSNHLTGEIPSELGNLDLLSRLNLSNNRISGEIPSSIGGLYELQELDLSANAISGGIPEKIGDLLRLLKLNLSHNRLLGEIPYQLGNLYSLQSSLDLSGNSLSGKIPQNLGKLQSLENLNLSHNSLSGGIPATFSDMFSLQSVDFSYNKLNGPIPTAKVFLKSPPQAFVGNPGLCGDAPGLALCYSSPTRSGARNITIVAVVIAIAGGLVILGILLTWIVVASRNTKQATDEIEYPTDQPDERLIWDMKVKFTFSDIVNATDHFHEKHCIGQGGCGSVYKAELATGQIVAVKCICASDSGDVLAESQRGSFENEIRTLTKIRHRNVVKLYGFYSTGGRMYLVYEYVERGSLGKVLYGRSEAVELDWRARLKVIRGVAHALAYLHHDCGQAIVHRDISVNNVLLEGDFEPKVSDFGTAKLLRANSSNWTATVVGSYGYMAPELAYMTRVTEKCDIYSFGVVALEVMMGRHPGDLLSSLLETTTSSDSPDTLSKDLLDPRLHCPTGQLEEEVVFTVKMALECTRADPEMRPAMDFVAKEMSACSKAFPSNRSGTITMTKPSSFRCSSN, encoded by the exons ATGAGAAACCTTCTCCTTAGGattctgtttttgctgttttctCCTTCGCTCAAGACATCAGAAGCAGCAACAAAAGCAGAAGCAACAGCTCTTCTCAAATGGAAAACCAGCCTAACTTCTCCCACCATCATCAACTCATGGTCCCAAATCAATGCCAGCAATCCCTGCCGTTGGATCGGCATCATCTGCAACGATGCCTCCATCATCGTCCAGATAAACCTCCCGAACTATAATCTCATCGGCACCCTCGCTGGCCTCGACTTCTCATCATTCCCCAGTCTCACCCGCCTCAATCTCAGCTCCAACAATTTCAGCGGTCCGATCCCATCCGACGTAGGCCGCCTCTCGAAGCTCACCCACTTAGATCTCAGCGGCAACAGCTTCACCAAAGAAATCCCCGCTGATATCGGCAACTTATCGGAGCTCGTCGACCTTCGCCTCCACAACAACAACCTCGACGGTCGGATCCCGTTCCAGCTTCTTCATCTCACAAAGCTACGGCGCCTCGAAGCCCAAGCGAACTTCTTACAATCTCCACATCCTTCAAAGGGCTCGAACATGCCATCGCTGGCGTACCTCAATCTCTATCGCAACGAACTCTCATCAGGATTCCCACCGTTCATCGTCAATTGCAGTAACCTGACATACCTCGACCTGTCGGAAAATAGTCTGGAAGGGCCTATTCCTTCGGCAATCGTACGGCTACGAATGCTTCAACATCTCGATCTCCACCAAACTGGCTTGAATTCTACCATTCCATCGGAGCTCGGTTCTTGTACTGGCCTTGTCTTCTTAGACCTTTCGATGAACAATCTCACCGGCAGATTGCCTCTATCTCTATCCAATTTGAGAAAAATATCAGAACTAGGGATCTCGAGCAATTTTCTCTCCGGCAAGATCATGCCGATCTTCTTAACCAGTTGGACGCTACTGATCTCCTTGCAACTCCATTACAATTCTCTCACCGGAGAGATCCCGTCTGAGATCAGCCAGCTGACGAAGCTTGAGATTCTCTTCCTCTTTGAAAACCAGCTGTCGGGTCGGATCCCACCGGAGATCGGGACTTTAAAGAACTTGTTACAATTAGCCCTCTCTGATAACAGAATTACAGGTTATATCCCTCCGGCGATCGGCAATCTGACACGGCTCCAGTACTTAAATCTCCGCTCTAATAATCTCACCAGCACTCTCCCGCCTGAGATTGGAGACCTCCGTTCTCTCTGGATACTAGACATTAGCACCAACCAATTCCATGGTGAATTGCCGAAAACCATCTCACGCCTCAAAAACCTTCAGTACTTCATCATCTACTCCAACAATTTCTCCGGCAACATTCCGAACGACTTTGGGCAGTACAGCTCTTTAATTAATGTCAGCTTCACGAAAAACAGATTCTCCGGCGAACTGCCACCATCCATATGCAGCCACTTCAGCCTCCAGCATTTATCCGCGAATGAAAATAACTTCACCGGGCCATTGCCAGATTGCTTGCGGAACTGCTCAGGGCTATTAAGAGTCCGGCTGGGGCAGAACCATTTCACAGGGAACATATCACAAGCATTTGGAGTCCATCCAAACCTTTCCTACATTGATCTATCCGTAAATCAGCTGTCAGGCGAGCTGTGGCCGGAGTTGGGAAAATGCGGCAACATCAATTCCTTCCATATATCCCAAAACAGAATTTCAGGAACGATTCCTACAGAGCTTGGGAATCTAATACAATTACAAGAACTGAGCTTATCGTCCAACCATCTCACCGGAGAAATCCCATCTGAACTGGGGAACTTGGATTTGCTATCGAGGCTGAATTTGAGTAACAATCGGATATCTGGGGAGATTCCTTCGAGTATCGGCGGCTTATATGAGCTCCAAGAACTCGACTTATCAGCAAATGCAATTAGTGGCGGAATACCAGAAAAGATTGGAGATCTGCTCAGGTTGTTGAAATTGAATCTTAGCCACAACCGACTGTTGGGAGAAATACCGTATCAGCTCGGGAATTTGTATTCTCTGCAATCCTCATTAGATCTCAGCGGCAATTCGCTCTCGGGCAAGATACCACAGAATCTCGGGAAGCTGCAGTCTCTGGAGAATCTCAATCTCTCTCACAATAGCCTCTCCGGTGGAATTCCGGCAACTTTCTCTGATATGTTCAGCTTGCAATCTGTCGACTTCTCGTATAACAAGCTCAACGGCCCGATCCCCACGGCAAAAGTCTTCCTGAAATCCCCACCGCAGGCCTTCGTCGGGAATCCGGGCTTATGCGGTGATGCGCCGGGATTAGCCCTTTGTTACTCCAGTCCCACCAGGAGTGGGGCCCGCAATATAACCATCGTTGCTGTCGTCATTGCCATCGCCGGCGGTTTGGTAATTTTGGGGATTCTCTTGACTTGGATCGTCGTCGCCAGCCGGAATACGAAGCAAGCGACGGACGAGATCGAGTATCCCACAGACCAGCCGGATGAACGGTTGATATGGGACATGAAGGTCAAATTCACGTTCAGTGATATAGTAAACGCGACGGACCATTTCCACGAGAAGCATTGCATCGGACAAGGAGGATGCGGGAGTGTTTACAAAGCAGAGCTGGCAACGGGTCAGATCGTCGCCGTCAAATGCATCTGCGCGTCAGATTCCGGCGATGTGCTGGCGGAGAGCCAGAGGGGGAGCTTCGAGAACGAGATCCGAACGCTGACGAAGATCCGGCACAGGAACGTCGTGAAGCTGTACGGGTTCTATTCGACGGGAGGGAGGATGTATTTGGTATATGAATACGTGGAGAGGGGTAGTTTGGGAAAGGTGTTGTATGGGAGAAGCGAGGCTGTGGAGCTGGACTGGAGGGCAAGGTTGAAGGTTATCCGAGGGGTGGCGCACGCTCTCGCCTACCTGCACCACGACTGCGGTCAGGCTATCGTGCACCGGGACATATCGGTAAATAACGTGTTGTTGGAGGGCGATTTTGAGCCGAAGGTGTCCGACTTCGGAACTGCGAAGCTGCTGAGGGCAAATTCGTCCAACTGGACCGCAACGGTCGTGGGTTCCTATGGCTATATGGCGCCAG AGCTTGCTTATATGACGAGGGTTACAGAAAAATGCGATATCTATAGCTTTGGTGTGGTAGCATTGGAGGTTATGATGGGAAGACACCCAGGAGATCTCCTCTCATCTCTGTTAGAAACAACAACATCATCCGACAGTCCAGATACGCTATCGAAGGATTTGTTGGACCCACGTCTCCACTGTCCCACTGGTCAATTAGAGGAGGAGGTGGTCTTTACGGTTAAGATGGCCTTGGAATGCACACGTGCGGACCCTGAGATGAGGCCCGCCATGGATTTTGTAGCAAAGGAGATGTCTGCTTGCTCTAAAGCATTTCCGTCCAATCGGTCTGGCACCATTACCATGACCAAACCAAGCAGTTTCAGATGTAGTTCTAATTGA